Proteins co-encoded in one Melospiza melodia melodia isolate bMelMel2 chromosome 8, bMelMel2.pri, whole genome shotgun sequence genomic window:
- the CCNT2 gene encoding cyclin-T2 isoform X4 — protein MGQRLNVSQLTINTAIVYMHRFYMHHSFTKFNRNIMSPTALFLAAKVEEQPRKLEHVIKVANACLHPQEPQLDTKSDAYLQQAQELVILETIMLQTLGFEITIEHPHTDVVKCTQLVRVCSQPASGETWNLYPQLHLGKSSVTPFSVLEHNLLELKMRSQGFLGLFSLLCRLSASKDLAQTSYFMATNSLHLTTFCLQYKPTVIACVCIHLACKWSNWEIPVSTDGKHWWEYVDPSVTLELLDELTHEFLQILEKTPSRLKRIRNWRANQAAKKPKGDGQVSENSLLGSSLVQNSILVDTVTGVAANTSFQKPSTSFPAPVPLTSGSISVPDSHAPENLAILATGMPGTSYSLASHQEWPQHQEQARTEQIYSQKQETLPAGQYNMNFQAGTSVQLHSGVHHRPDKLAEHSAVKQEYSHKSANKHHGQVPAPVIIPQKMSLDKYREKRKLETLELDVREHYVATPGEQQHKKHLQPQAASSVTSPIKMKIPIANAEKPEKHLSDKKEKGGSLKLRIPIPPTEKGASKEELKMKIKVSSSERHSSSDEGSGKSKHSSPHVSKEHKDKHKEHSLNRHHGLGHKHSHGGSSKHGADGVAPSVLRSPVGLSSDGNSSSSGSSRKKLHSNDASHNHHSKMSKSSKSSALLKTLP, from the exons ATGGGCCAGCGCCTCAACGT ATCTCAGCTTACCATAAATACTGCAATTGTTTACATGCACAGGTTTTATATGCATCATTCCTTCACAAAATTTAATCGAAAT ATAATGTCTCCCACAGCATTGTTTTTGGCTGCAAAAGTGGAAGAACAGCCACGGAAACTTGAACATGTTATTAAAGTAGCAAATGCCTGTCTTCATCCTCAAGAGCCACAGCTGGATACAAAGAGTGAT GCATACCTTCAGCAAGCCCAAGAGCTGGTTATACTTGAAACAATAATGCTTCAAACTTTAG GTTTTGAGATTACCATTGAACATCCACACACAGATGTTGTGAAATGTACACAGTTAGTGAGAG TCTGTTCTCAGCCTGCTTCTGGTGAAACTTGGAATCTGTATCCTCAACTCCACCTTGGGAAGTCTTCAGTCACTCCTTTCTCTGTGCTGGAACACAACCTTTTGGAACTGAAGATGCGATCTCAAGGATTTCTAGGATTGTTCTCACTGCTCTGCAGGTTATCAG CAAGCAAGGATTTGGCACAGACATCCTATTTCATGGCTACCAACAG CCTTCACCTTACCACATTCTGTCTTCAGTACAAGCCCACAGTGATAGCATGTGTGTGCATTCACTTGGCCTGCAAGTGGTCCAACTGGGAGATTCCAGTAtcaactgatggaaaacactgGTGGGAATATGTAGATCCCTCAGTTACTCTAGAACTACTAGATG AGCTAACTCATGAGTTTCTGCAAATACTGGAGAAAACACCTAGCAGGCTCAAGAGAATTAGAAATTGGCGG GCTAATCAGGCAGCTAAGAAACCTAAAGGTGATGGACAGGTATCTGAGAACTCGCTTCTTGGTTCATCTTTGGTCCAGAATTCCATTTTGGTGGATACAGTTACTGGTGTAGCTGCAAACACAAGTTTCCAAAAACCATCGACATCGTTTCCTGCACCAGTACCTCTGACCTCAGGAAGTATTTCTGTTCCAGACAGTCACGCACCTGAAAATTTGGCAATATTAGCTACAGGAATGCCAGGTACCTCATACAGTTTGGCATCACACCAGGAATGGCCTCAGCACCAAGAACAAGCAAGGACAGAACAAATATACTCTCAGAAGCAGGAGACGCTGCCTGCTGGTCAGTACAACATGAACTTCCAAGCAGGGACGTCCGTGCAGTTGCACTCCGGAGTGCACCACAGACCCGACAAACTTGCTGAGCATTCTGCTGTCAAACAAGAATATTCTCATAAGTCAGCAAACAAACACCATGGACAAGTTCCTGCTCCTGTAATAATTCCTCAGAAAATGTCTTTGGATAAATACAGAGAGAAGCGCAAGCTAGAAACCCTGGAACTGGATGTCAGAGAACACTATGTAGCAACCCCAGGCGAGCAGCAGCACAAAAAGCACCTGCAGCCACAGGCGGCCAGTTCTGTCACGTCTCCCATTAAAATGAAAATTCCTATTGCAAATGCAGAGAAGCCTGAAAAACACTTGTCTGATAAGAAGGAGAAGGGTGGCTCGCTCAAACTGCGTATTCCAATCCCACCCACAGAAAAGGGTGCCAGCAAGGAGGAGCTGAAAATGAAAATCAAGGTTTCTTCCTCAGAGAGGCACAGCTCGTCGGACGAGGGCAGCGGCAAGAGCAAGCACTCGAGTCCCCACGTTAGCAAGGAGCACAAGGACAAGCACAAAGAGCACTCCCTGAACCGCCACCACGGCCTGGGCCACAAGCACTCGCACGGGGGCAGCAGCAAGCACGGCGCTGACGGGGTGGCGCcctctgtgctgaggagccccGTGGGGCTGAGCAGCGACGGCAACTCCTCCAGTTCCGGCTCCTCGAGGAAGAAGTTGCACAGCAACGATGCTTCTCACAACCACCACTCCAAAATGAGCAAAAGTTCCAAAAGTTCAG CTTTGTTGAAGACTCTACCTTAA
- the CCNT2 gene encoding cyclin-T2 isoform X2, producing MGQRLNVSQLTINTAIVYMHRFYMHHSFTKFNRNIMSPTALFLAAKVEEQPRKLEHVIKVANACLHPQEPQLDTKSDAYLQQAQELVILETIMLQTLGFEITIEHPHTDVVKCTQLVRVCSQPASGETWNLYPQLHLGKSSVTPFSVLEHNLLELKMRSQGFLGLFSLLCRLSASKDLAQTSYFMATNSLHLTTFCLQYKPTVIACVCIHLACKWSNWEIPVSTDGKHWWEYVDPSVTLELLDELTHEFLQILEKTPSRLKRIRNWRANQAAKKPKGDGQVSENSLLGSSLVQNSILVDTVTGVAANTSFQKPSTSFPAPVPLTSGSISVPDSHAPENLAILATGMPGTSYSLASHQEWPQHQEQARTEQIYSQKQETLPAGQYNMNFQAGTSVQLHSGVHHRPDKLAEHSAVKQEYSHKSANKHHGQVPAPVIIPQKMSLDKYREKRKLETLELDVREHYVATPGEQQHKKHLQPQAASSVTSPIKMKIPIANAEKPEKHLSDKKEKGGSLKLRIPIPPTEKGASKEELKMKIKVSSSERHSSSDEGSGKSKHSSPHVSKEHKDKHKEHSLNRHHGLGHKHSHGGSSKHGADGVAPSVLRSPVGLSSDGNSSSSGSSRKKLHSNDASHNHHSKMSKSSKSSGSSSSSCSVKQYVSSHNSVFNLPLPPPPPVTYQVGYGHLSTLVKLDKKPVENGPDAHPQYSTNSQHMDYKDTFDMLDSLLSAQGMNM from the exons ATGGGCCAGCGCCTCAACGT ATCTCAGCTTACCATAAATACTGCAATTGTTTACATGCACAGGTTTTATATGCATCATTCCTTCACAAAATTTAATCGAAAT ATAATGTCTCCCACAGCATTGTTTTTGGCTGCAAAAGTGGAAGAACAGCCACGGAAACTTGAACATGTTATTAAAGTAGCAAATGCCTGTCTTCATCCTCAAGAGCCACAGCTGGATACAAAGAGTGAT GCATACCTTCAGCAAGCCCAAGAGCTGGTTATACTTGAAACAATAATGCTTCAAACTTTAG GTTTTGAGATTACCATTGAACATCCACACACAGATGTTGTGAAATGTACACAGTTAGTGAGAG TCTGTTCTCAGCCTGCTTCTGGTGAAACTTGGAATCTGTATCCTCAACTCCACCTTGGGAAGTCTTCAGTCACTCCTTTCTCTGTGCTGGAACACAACCTTTTGGAACTGAAGATGCGATCTCAAGGATTTCTAGGATTGTTCTCACTGCTCTGCAGGTTATCAG CAAGCAAGGATTTGGCACAGACATCCTATTTCATGGCTACCAACAG CCTTCACCTTACCACATTCTGTCTTCAGTACAAGCCCACAGTGATAGCATGTGTGTGCATTCACTTGGCCTGCAAGTGGTCCAACTGGGAGATTCCAGTAtcaactgatggaaaacactgGTGGGAATATGTAGATCCCTCAGTTACTCTAGAACTACTAGATG AGCTAACTCATGAGTTTCTGCAAATACTGGAGAAAACACCTAGCAGGCTCAAGAGAATTAGAAATTGGCGG GCTAATCAGGCAGCTAAGAAACCTAAAGGTGATGGACAGGTATCTGAGAACTCGCTTCTTGGTTCATCTTTGGTCCAGAATTCCATTTTGGTGGATACAGTTACTGGTGTAGCTGCAAACACAAGTTTCCAAAAACCATCGACATCGTTTCCTGCACCAGTACCTCTGACCTCAGGAAGTATTTCTGTTCCAGACAGTCACGCACCTGAAAATTTGGCAATATTAGCTACAGGAATGCCAGGTACCTCATACAGTTTGGCATCACACCAGGAATGGCCTCAGCACCAAGAACAAGCAAGGACAGAACAAATATACTCTCAGAAGCAGGAGACGCTGCCTGCTGGTCAGTACAACATGAACTTCCAAGCAGGGACGTCCGTGCAGTTGCACTCCGGAGTGCACCACAGACCCGACAAACTTGCTGAGCATTCTGCTGTCAAACAAGAATATTCTCATAAGTCAGCAAACAAACACCATGGACAAGTTCCTGCTCCTGTAATAATTCCTCAGAAAATGTCTTTGGATAAATACAGAGAGAAGCGCAAGCTAGAAACCCTGGAACTGGATGTCAGAGAACACTATGTAGCAACCCCAGGCGAGCAGCAGCACAAAAAGCACCTGCAGCCACAGGCGGCCAGTTCTGTCACGTCTCCCATTAAAATGAAAATTCCTATTGCAAATGCAGAGAAGCCTGAAAAACACTTGTCTGATAAGAAGGAGAAGGGTGGCTCGCTCAAACTGCGTATTCCAATCCCACCCACAGAAAAGGGTGCCAGCAAGGAGGAGCTGAAAATGAAAATCAAGGTTTCTTCCTCAGAGAGGCACAGCTCGTCGGACGAGGGCAGCGGCAAGAGCAAGCACTCGAGTCCCCACGTTAGCAAGGAGCACAAGGACAAGCACAAAGAGCACTCCCTGAACCGCCACCACGGCCTGGGCCACAAGCACTCGCACGGGGGCAGCAGCAAGCACGGCGCTGACGGGGTGGCGCcctctgtgctgaggagccccGTGGGGCTGAGCAGCGACGGCAACTCCTCCAGTTCCGGCTCCTCGAGGAAGAAGTTGCACAGCAACGATGCTTCTCACAACCACCACTCCAAAATGAGCAAAAGTTCCAAAAGTTCAGGTAGTTCATCTAGTTCTTGCTCTGTTAAGCAGTATGTATCCTCTCACAACTCTGTTTTTAACCTTCCCTTACCCCCTCCTCCCCCTGTCACATACCAGGTGGGCTACGGACATCTCAGCACCCTCGTGAAACTGGACAAGAAACCAGTGGAGAACGGTCCTGATGCCCATCCCCAGTACAGTACAAACAGCCAGCATATGGACTACAAAGACACATTCGACATGCTGGATTCGCTGTTAAGTGCCCAAGGAATGAACATGTAG
- the CCNT2 gene encoding cyclin-T2 isoform X1: MGQRLNVSQLTINTAIVYMHRFYMHHSFTKFNRNIMSPTALFLAAKVEEQPRKLEHVIKVANACLHPQEPQLDTKSDAYLQQAQELVILETIMLQTLGFEITIEHPHTDVVKCTQLVRASKDLAQTSYFMATNSLHLTTFCLQYKPTVIACVCIHLACKWSNWEIPVSTDGKHWWEYVDPSVTLELLDELTHEFLQILEKTPSRLKRIRNWRANQAAKKPKGDGQVSENSLLGSSLVQNSILVDTVTGVAANTSFQKPSTSFPAPVPLTSGSISVPDSHAPENLAILATGMPGTSYSLASHQEWPQHQEQARTEQIYSQKQETLPAGQYNMNFQAGTSVQLHSGVHHRPDKLAEHSAVKQEYSHKSANKHHGQVPAPVIIPQKMSLDKYREKRKLETLELDVREHYVATPGEQQHKKHLQPQAASSVTSPIKMKIPIANAEKPEKHLSDKKEKGGSLKLRIPIPPTEKGASKEELKMKIKVSSSERHSSSDEGSGKSKHSSPHVSKEHKDKHKEHSLNRHHGLGHKHSHGGSSKHGADGVAPSVLRSPVGLSSDGNSSSSGSSRKKLHSNDASHNHHSKMSKSSKSSGSSSSSCSVKQYVSSHNSVFNLPLPPPPPVTYQVGYGHLSTLVKLDKKPVENGPDAHPQYSTNSQHMDYKDTFDMLDSLLSAQGMNM; this comes from the exons ATGGGCCAGCGCCTCAACGT ATCTCAGCTTACCATAAATACTGCAATTGTTTACATGCACAGGTTTTATATGCATCATTCCTTCACAAAATTTAATCGAAAT ATAATGTCTCCCACAGCATTGTTTTTGGCTGCAAAAGTGGAAGAACAGCCACGGAAACTTGAACATGTTATTAAAGTAGCAAATGCCTGTCTTCATCCTCAAGAGCCACAGCTGGATACAAAGAGTGAT GCATACCTTCAGCAAGCCCAAGAGCTGGTTATACTTGAAACAATAATGCTTCAAACTTTAG GTTTTGAGATTACCATTGAACATCCACACACAGATGTTGTGAAATGTACACAGTTAGTGAGAG CAAGCAAGGATTTGGCACAGACATCCTATTTCATGGCTACCAACAG CCTTCACCTTACCACATTCTGTCTTCAGTACAAGCCCACAGTGATAGCATGTGTGTGCATTCACTTGGCCTGCAAGTGGTCCAACTGGGAGATTCCAGTAtcaactgatggaaaacactgGTGGGAATATGTAGATCCCTCAGTTACTCTAGAACTACTAGATG AGCTAACTCATGAGTTTCTGCAAATACTGGAGAAAACACCTAGCAGGCTCAAGAGAATTAGAAATTGGCGG GCTAATCAGGCAGCTAAGAAACCTAAAGGTGATGGACAGGTATCTGAGAACTCGCTTCTTGGTTCATCTTTGGTCCAGAATTCCATTTTGGTGGATACAGTTACTGGTGTAGCTGCAAACACAAGTTTCCAAAAACCATCGACATCGTTTCCTGCACCAGTACCTCTGACCTCAGGAAGTATTTCTGTTCCAGACAGTCACGCACCTGAAAATTTGGCAATATTAGCTACAGGAATGCCAGGTACCTCATACAGTTTGGCATCACACCAGGAATGGCCTCAGCACCAAGAACAAGCAAGGACAGAACAAATATACTCTCAGAAGCAGGAGACGCTGCCTGCTGGTCAGTACAACATGAACTTCCAAGCAGGGACGTCCGTGCAGTTGCACTCCGGAGTGCACCACAGACCCGACAAACTTGCTGAGCATTCTGCTGTCAAACAAGAATATTCTCATAAGTCAGCAAACAAACACCATGGACAAGTTCCTGCTCCTGTAATAATTCCTCAGAAAATGTCTTTGGATAAATACAGAGAGAAGCGCAAGCTAGAAACCCTGGAACTGGATGTCAGAGAACACTATGTAGCAACCCCAGGCGAGCAGCAGCACAAAAAGCACCTGCAGCCACAGGCGGCCAGTTCTGTCACGTCTCCCATTAAAATGAAAATTCCTATTGCAAATGCAGAGAAGCCTGAAAAACACTTGTCTGATAAGAAGGAGAAGGGTGGCTCGCTCAAACTGCGTATTCCAATCCCACCCACAGAAAAGGGTGCCAGCAAGGAGGAGCTGAAAATGAAAATCAAGGTTTCTTCCTCAGAGAGGCACAGCTCGTCGGACGAGGGCAGCGGCAAGAGCAAGCACTCGAGTCCCCACGTTAGCAAGGAGCACAAGGACAAGCACAAAGAGCACTCCCTGAACCGCCACCACGGCCTGGGCCACAAGCACTCGCACGGGGGCAGCAGCAAGCACGGCGCTGACGGGGTGGCGCcctctgtgctgaggagccccGTGGGGCTGAGCAGCGACGGCAACTCCTCCAGTTCCGGCTCCTCGAGGAAGAAGTTGCACAGCAACGATGCTTCTCACAACCACCACTCCAAAATGAGCAAAAGTTCCAAAAGTTCAGGTAGTTCATCTAGTTCTTGCTCTGTTAAGCAGTATGTATCCTCTCACAACTCTGTTTTTAACCTTCCCTTACCCCCTCCTCCCCCTGTCACATACCAGGTGGGCTACGGACATCTCAGCACCCTCGTGAAACTGGACAAGAAACCAGTGGAGAACGGTCCTGATGCCCATCCCCAGTACAGTACAAACAGCCAGCATATGGACTACAAAGACACATTCGACATGCTGGATTCGCTGTTAAGTGCCCAAGGAATGAACATGTAG
- the CCNT2 gene encoding cyclin-T2 isoform X5, producing MKAAFNLRLNPLCPAIPLNACYTSKDLAQTSYFMATNSLHLTTFCLQYKPTVIACVCIHLACKWSNWEIPVSTDGKHWWEYVDPSVTLELLDELTHEFLQILEKTPSRLKRIRNWRANQAAKKPKGDGQVSENSLLGSSLVQNSILVDTVTGVAANTSFQKPSTSFPAPVPLTSGSISVPDSHAPENLAILATGMPGTSYSLASHQEWPQHQEQARTEQIYSQKQETLPAGQYNMNFQAGTSVQLHSGVHHRPDKLAEHSAVKQEYSHKSANKHHGQVPAPVIIPQKMSLDKYREKRKLETLELDVREHYVATPGEQQHKKHLQPQAASSVTSPIKMKIPIANAEKPEKHLSDKKEKGGSLKLRIPIPPTEKGASKEELKMKIKVSSSERHSSSDEGSGKSKHSSPHVSKEHKDKHKEHSLNRHHGLGHKHSHGGSSKHGADGVAPSVLRSPVGLSSDGNSSSSGSSRKKLHSNDASHNHHSKMSKSSKSSGSSSSSCSVKQYVSSHNSVFNLPLPPPPPVTYQVGYGHLSTLVKLDKKPVENGPDAHPQYSTNSQHMDYKDTFDMLDSLLSAQGMNM from the exons ATGAAGGCTGCATTCAATCTGCGGTTAAACCCCTTGTGCCCAGCTATTCCATTAAATGCATGTTACA CAAGCAAGGATTTGGCACAGACATCCTATTTCATGGCTACCAACAG CCTTCACCTTACCACATTCTGTCTTCAGTACAAGCCCACAGTGATAGCATGTGTGTGCATTCACTTGGCCTGCAAGTGGTCCAACTGGGAGATTCCAGTAtcaactgatggaaaacactgGTGGGAATATGTAGATCCCTCAGTTACTCTAGAACTACTAGATG AGCTAACTCATGAGTTTCTGCAAATACTGGAGAAAACACCTAGCAGGCTCAAGAGAATTAGAAATTGGCGG GCTAATCAGGCAGCTAAGAAACCTAAAGGTGATGGACAGGTATCTGAGAACTCGCTTCTTGGTTCATCTTTGGTCCAGAATTCCATTTTGGTGGATACAGTTACTGGTGTAGCTGCAAACACAAGTTTCCAAAAACCATCGACATCGTTTCCTGCACCAGTACCTCTGACCTCAGGAAGTATTTCTGTTCCAGACAGTCACGCACCTGAAAATTTGGCAATATTAGCTACAGGAATGCCAGGTACCTCATACAGTTTGGCATCACACCAGGAATGGCCTCAGCACCAAGAACAAGCAAGGACAGAACAAATATACTCTCAGAAGCAGGAGACGCTGCCTGCTGGTCAGTACAACATGAACTTCCAAGCAGGGACGTCCGTGCAGTTGCACTCCGGAGTGCACCACAGACCCGACAAACTTGCTGAGCATTCTGCTGTCAAACAAGAATATTCTCATAAGTCAGCAAACAAACACCATGGACAAGTTCCTGCTCCTGTAATAATTCCTCAGAAAATGTCTTTGGATAAATACAGAGAGAAGCGCAAGCTAGAAACCCTGGAACTGGATGTCAGAGAACACTATGTAGCAACCCCAGGCGAGCAGCAGCACAAAAAGCACCTGCAGCCACAGGCGGCCAGTTCTGTCACGTCTCCCATTAAAATGAAAATTCCTATTGCAAATGCAGAGAAGCCTGAAAAACACTTGTCTGATAAGAAGGAGAAGGGTGGCTCGCTCAAACTGCGTATTCCAATCCCACCCACAGAAAAGGGTGCCAGCAAGGAGGAGCTGAAAATGAAAATCAAGGTTTCTTCCTCAGAGAGGCACAGCTCGTCGGACGAGGGCAGCGGCAAGAGCAAGCACTCGAGTCCCCACGTTAGCAAGGAGCACAAGGACAAGCACAAAGAGCACTCCCTGAACCGCCACCACGGCCTGGGCCACAAGCACTCGCACGGGGGCAGCAGCAAGCACGGCGCTGACGGGGTGGCGCcctctgtgctgaggagccccGTGGGGCTGAGCAGCGACGGCAACTCCTCCAGTTCCGGCTCCTCGAGGAAGAAGTTGCACAGCAACGATGCTTCTCACAACCACCACTCCAAAATGAGCAAAAGTTCCAAAAGTTCAGGTAGTTCATCTAGTTCTTGCTCTGTTAAGCAGTATGTATCCTCTCACAACTCTGTTTTTAACCTTCCCTTACCCCCTCCTCCCCCTGTCACATACCAGGTGGGCTACGGACATCTCAGCACCCTCGTGAAACTGGACAAGAAACCAGTGGAGAACGGTCCTGATGCCCATCCCCAGTACAGTACAAACAGCCAGCATATGGACTACAAAGACACATTCGACATGCTGGATTCGCTGTTAAGTGCCCAAGGAATGAACATGTAG
- the CCNT2 gene encoding cyclin-T2 isoform X6: MATNSLHLTTFCLQYKPTVIACVCIHLACKWSNWEIPVSTDGKHWWEYVDPSVTLELLDELTHEFLQILEKTPSRLKRIRNWRANQAAKKPKGDGQVSENSLLGSSLVQNSILVDTVTGVAANTSFQKPSTSFPAPVPLTSGSISVPDSHAPENLAILATGMPGTSYSLASHQEWPQHQEQARTEQIYSQKQETLPAGQYNMNFQAGTSVQLHSGVHHRPDKLAEHSAVKQEYSHKSANKHHGQVPAPVIIPQKMSLDKYREKRKLETLELDVREHYVATPGEQQHKKHLQPQAASSVTSPIKMKIPIANAEKPEKHLSDKKEKGGSLKLRIPIPPTEKGASKEELKMKIKVSSSERHSSSDEGSGKSKHSSPHVSKEHKDKHKEHSLNRHHGLGHKHSHGGSSKHGADGVAPSVLRSPVGLSSDGNSSSSGSSRKKLHSNDASHNHHSKMSKSSKSSGSSSSSCSVKQYVSSHNSVFNLPLPPPPPVTYQVGYGHLSTLVKLDKKPVENGPDAHPQYSTNSQHMDYKDTFDMLDSLLSAQGMNM; this comes from the exons ATGGCTACCAACAG CCTTCACCTTACCACATTCTGTCTTCAGTACAAGCCCACAGTGATAGCATGTGTGTGCATTCACTTGGCCTGCAAGTGGTCCAACTGGGAGATTCCAGTAtcaactgatggaaaacactgGTGGGAATATGTAGATCCCTCAGTTACTCTAGAACTACTAGATG AGCTAACTCATGAGTTTCTGCAAATACTGGAGAAAACACCTAGCAGGCTCAAGAGAATTAGAAATTGGCGG GCTAATCAGGCAGCTAAGAAACCTAAAGGTGATGGACAGGTATCTGAGAACTCGCTTCTTGGTTCATCTTTGGTCCAGAATTCCATTTTGGTGGATACAGTTACTGGTGTAGCTGCAAACACAAGTTTCCAAAAACCATCGACATCGTTTCCTGCACCAGTACCTCTGACCTCAGGAAGTATTTCTGTTCCAGACAGTCACGCACCTGAAAATTTGGCAATATTAGCTACAGGAATGCCAGGTACCTCATACAGTTTGGCATCACACCAGGAATGGCCTCAGCACCAAGAACAAGCAAGGACAGAACAAATATACTCTCAGAAGCAGGAGACGCTGCCTGCTGGTCAGTACAACATGAACTTCCAAGCAGGGACGTCCGTGCAGTTGCACTCCGGAGTGCACCACAGACCCGACAAACTTGCTGAGCATTCTGCTGTCAAACAAGAATATTCTCATAAGTCAGCAAACAAACACCATGGACAAGTTCCTGCTCCTGTAATAATTCCTCAGAAAATGTCTTTGGATAAATACAGAGAGAAGCGCAAGCTAGAAACCCTGGAACTGGATGTCAGAGAACACTATGTAGCAACCCCAGGCGAGCAGCAGCACAAAAAGCACCTGCAGCCACAGGCGGCCAGTTCTGTCACGTCTCCCATTAAAATGAAAATTCCTATTGCAAATGCAGAGAAGCCTGAAAAACACTTGTCTGATAAGAAGGAGAAGGGTGGCTCGCTCAAACTGCGTATTCCAATCCCACCCACAGAAAAGGGTGCCAGCAAGGAGGAGCTGAAAATGAAAATCAAGGTTTCTTCCTCAGAGAGGCACAGCTCGTCGGACGAGGGCAGCGGCAAGAGCAAGCACTCGAGTCCCCACGTTAGCAAGGAGCACAAGGACAAGCACAAAGAGCACTCCCTGAACCGCCACCACGGCCTGGGCCACAAGCACTCGCACGGGGGCAGCAGCAAGCACGGCGCTGACGGGGTGGCGCcctctgtgctgaggagccccGTGGGGCTGAGCAGCGACGGCAACTCCTCCAGTTCCGGCTCCTCGAGGAAGAAGTTGCACAGCAACGATGCTTCTCACAACCACCACTCCAAAATGAGCAAAAGTTCCAAAAGTTCAGGTAGTTCATCTAGTTCTTGCTCTGTTAAGCAGTATGTATCCTCTCACAACTCTGTTTTTAACCTTCCCTTACCCCCTCCTCCCCCTGTCACATACCAGGTGGGCTACGGACATCTCAGCACCCTCGTGAAACTGGACAAGAAACCAGTGGAGAACGGTCCTGATGCCCATCCCCAGTACAGTACAAACAGCCAGCATATGGACTACAAAGACACATTCGACATGCTGGATTCGCTGTTAAGTGCCCAAGGAATGAACATGTAG